One Vallitalea pronyensis genomic region harbors:
- the rpmF gene encoding 50S ribosomal protein L32, with product MAVPKRKVSQARRDKRRANWKLTAPNLAKCSKCGELIMPHRVCKACGTYKNKVVIETE from the coding sequence ATGGCAGTACCAAAAAGAAAAGTATCCCAAGCTAGAAGAGATAAGCGTCGAGCTAATTGGAAGTTAACAGCTCCTAACTTAGCGAAATGTAGTAAATGTGGGGAATTAATTATGCCTCATAGAGTGTGTAAAGCATGTGGAACTTACAAGAATAAAGTAGTTATTGAAACTGAATAA
- a CDS encoding response regulator transcription factor: MRIMIVDDDTLVSDGLKILIETEEDMEVVGVAANGREAFEQCATQTPDIVLMDVRMPLVDGIEGTKMIKEKFPHIKVLVLTTFKDEAYIIEAIKNGAEGYLLKNQSADVIIESIRTLNKGTFVCEKGIMDVFKSMIHQKPKQQLDALDQYGLSAREIEILALIAKGLSNKEIGEMLYIGTGTVRNYITSILDKLQLRDRTQLAILYLKLHGH; this comes from the coding sequence ATGAGAATTATGATAGTTGATGATGATACACTGGTTAGTGATGGTCTAAAAATTCTAATAGAAACAGAAGAGGATATGGAAGTGGTAGGCGTTGCAGCTAATGGTAGAGAAGCTTTTGAACAATGCGCTACTCAAACACCAGATATTGTCTTAATGGATGTTCGAATGCCATTGGTTGATGGCATTGAAGGCACCAAGATGATTAAAGAAAAGTTTCCTCATATAAAAGTTCTTGTGCTGACGACATTTAAGGATGAGGCTTATATTATTGAAGCCATTAAAAACGGTGCAGAAGGTTATTTATTAAAAAATCAATCAGCGGATGTCATCATTGAAAGTATAAGAACCTTAAATAAAGGTACTTTTGTGTGTGAAAAAGGGATTATGGATGTATTCAAGAGCATGATTCACCAAAAGCCTAAGCAGCAGCTAGATGCCTTAGATCAGTATGGTCTGAGTGCAAGAGAGATAGAGATTCTAGCCCTCATAGCAAAAGGATTAAGCAATAAGGAAATTGGCGAGATGCTCTATATCGGTACAGGAACGGTTAGAAATTATATTACATCCATTCTTGATAAATTACAATTAAGGGACAGAACACAATTGGCTATATTGTACCTAAAACTACATGGCCACTGA
- a CDS encoding YceD family protein, which produces MRVNFPNIKYIWGEVMHINLTDFLFDHETNRELSSDLGVKQLTLGGNKIQVEDVLHLDLQMTNLGEKKIHLEGCLTGTLMMPCDRCMDEVHYTFETDFSKDVQLDDPDIYYVEGHHLDLEKLALSELIIELPMKVLCSETCKGICNQCGVNLNQETCSCDRSDIDPRLAVFKDLMKEF; this is translated from the coding sequence ATGCGAGTAAACTTTCCAAATATAAAATATATATGGGGTGAGGTTATGCACATTAATTTAACTGACTTTTTATTCGATCATGAGACGAATAGAGAATTATCGTCAGACTTAGGTGTTAAACAGTTAACTCTTGGCGGAAATAAGATTCAAGTAGAGGATGTTCTTCATCTTGATTTGCAAATGACAAATCTGGGAGAAAAGAAAATTCATTTGGAAGGTTGCTTAACAGGCACATTGATGATGCCTTGTGACCGATGTATGGATGAAGTTCACTACACCTTTGAAACTGATTTTTCTAAAGATGTACAATTAGATGATCCTGATATCTATTATGTAGAAGGTCATCATCTAGATTTAGAAAAATTAGCTTTAAGCGAATTAATTATTGAGTTACCTATGAAAGTTTTATGCAGTGAAACCTGCAAAGGTATTTGTAACCAATGCGGTGTTAACTTAAATCAAGAAACTTGCAGCTGCGACCGCAGTGACATAGATCCAAGATTAGCCGTTTTTAAAGATTTAATGAAAGAGTTTTAA
- a CDS encoding ABC transporter permease, which produces MFAVFRLTLKRNMRMVPFTFFLILLTLVLIYVIGNALEERQETGVIYHEKIALLNALDGHYGEMLDQLMEDETFGDVFHVMNMENIEEGLQGIEDRKFETFIHAVKEGSQNVLTIYSINPLSPMGSIVSTFAETSNFKLNAHIRGEQWEKENPKSMLVKEQSHGGTPIGIDYYCVQTLLQMLVLGGIVGVFSMLEDVDKNTYIRLKSSPVTEIRIMIARLAANICYLFTIAVMIIGLSAFLFGANWSGNYGIIAIAILLHVTIVTGLGMFVGLVSKSISVSIGIMIIFQIIFSKLSGAFGPDPTTGILSYMSPNVHAKNLLYGTIYQGSHGLMIESMVALIIILLVIFVSFCMVYGWNRRENYGCL; this is translated from the coding sequence ATGTTTGCTGTGTTTCGATTAACATTAAAAAGGAATATGCGAATGGTACCATTTACGTTTTTTTTAATTCTATTAACCTTAGTATTAATCTATGTTATTGGTAATGCTTTGGAAGAAAGACAAGAGACAGGAGTTATATACCATGAAAAAATTGCATTGCTGAATGCATTAGATGGTCATTATGGTGAAATGTTGGACCAGTTAATGGAGGACGAAACATTTGGTGATGTGTTTCATGTCATGAACATGGAAAACATAGAAGAAGGGTTACAAGGCATTGAAGATAGGAAGTTTGAGACATTTATACATGCTGTTAAGGAGGGGAGTCAAAATGTATTGACGATCTATTCCATTAACCCTTTGTCTCCAATGGGAAGCATTGTATCAACCTTTGCTGAAACATCTAATTTTAAGCTTAATGCCCATATTAGGGGAGAACAATGGGAGAAGGAGAACCCAAAAAGTATGTTAGTGAAAGAGCAAAGCCATGGGGGTACACCCATAGGTATTGATTATTACTGTGTACAAACGCTTTTGCAGATGTTGGTATTAGGGGGCATAGTAGGTGTGTTTTCAATGCTTGAAGATGTAGACAAAAATACCTATATACGTCTTAAAAGTTCTCCTGTCACAGAAATACGTATCATGATTGCCAGATTAGCAGCGAACATCTGTTATTTGTTTACAATAGCGGTGATGATTATTGGGCTTTCAGCCTTTCTATTTGGTGCCAATTGGTCTGGAAATTATGGCATCATAGCAATAGCCATTCTTTTACACGTGACCATTGTGACAGGCCTAGGTATGTTTGTAGGCTTAGTATCGAAATCAATAAGTGTTTCTATTGGCATCATGATTATCTTTCAAATTATTTTTTCTAAGTTATCAGGAGCATTTGGACCAGACCCAACCACTGGGATATTGTCTTACATGTCCCCAAATGTCCATGCAAAAAACCTGTTGTATGGGACCATCTATCAAGGAAGTCATGGTTTAATGATAGAATCCATGGTTGCTTTAATCATTATATTATTGGTTATCTTCGTTTCATTTTGTATGGTATATGGATGGAATAGGAGGGAAAATTATGGTTGTTTATAA
- a CDS encoding sensor histidine kinase, with protein MKYMVKALIIGSIAFEMAQVSITSMDIIFFLLLITVTLSMEEVGRKWQTLIFLFECIMMIYMYEGLGFSSTVLTLMIFDSLYFGFYVGLLPVLYMMLTGLPMFSMMHHMLLFVMTGATAYVLKRSKAKEIRDRSILDNERRVRYDLEVVQHALIQSNKEIERLTEVKERNRIARDLHDNIGHSMAGMLMQLQAAIKILHTNKPKAEGMLYGCVTKLQTSLETIRDTVHNMYHVKRVTMDTLKRIIDQYTYCTIDATYGGNFLHIPENHFKVLSFVLKEALTNVSKHSGASHVQVHMTNTGKLLRMQIKDNGKGYQGTAGGVGLRIMRERIEQLDGYFSIDGENGTRIVCVIPVRTENEHENYDS; from the coding sequence ATGAAGTATATGGTAAAAGCTTTAATCATAGGGAGCATTGCATTTGAAATGGCTCAGGTGTCCATTACATCCATGGATATTATTTTCTTCCTGTTATTAATAACGGTCACTTTGTCTATGGAAGAAGTAGGTAGAAAGTGGCAAACATTGATTTTTTTGTTCGAGTGCATCATGATGATCTATATGTATGAAGGGTTGGGTTTTTCCAGTACAGTTTTAACACTCATGATATTCGATAGTTTATATTTTGGATTTTATGTGGGCTTACTACCTGTTTTGTACATGATGCTTACGGGTTTACCCATGTTTTCAATGATGCATCACATGCTACTATTTGTCATGACAGGAGCCACCGCATATGTATTGAAAAGAAGTAAGGCAAAAGAAATACGTGATAGAAGTATATTGGATAATGAACGACGTGTCAGGTATGATTTGGAAGTGGTGCAACATGCCTTGATACAATCCAATAAAGAAATTGAGCGTTTAACGGAGGTAAAGGAAAGGAATCGTATCGCCAGAGATTTACATGATAACATAGGGCATAGTATGGCAGGTATGTTGATGCAATTACAAGCAGCAATAAAAATTCTTCATACCAATAAACCGAAGGCAGAAGGCATGTTATATGGGTGTGTAACGAAGCTTCAAACATCTTTGGAAACCATACGGGATACGGTGCATAATATGTATCACGTTAAACGTGTGACTATGGATACCCTTAAAAGGATAATAGACCAATATACCTATTGTACAATTGATGCCACCTACGGAGGAAATTTCCTGCATATCCCTGAGAATCATTTTAAAGTATTAAGCTTTGTACTAAAAGAAGCTCTTACCAATGTGAGTAAACATTCAGGTGCTTCTCATGTACAGGTACATATGACCAATACTGGCAAGCTTCTTAGAATGCAAATAAAGGATAATGGTAAAGGCTATCAGGGTACAGCAGGAGGTGTTGGCTTAAGAATTATGAGAGAGCGGATTGAACAATTGGATGGATATTTTAGTATTGATGGTGAAAATGGCACACGCATTGTATGTGTTATACCCGTAAGAACGGAGAATGAACATGAGAATTATGATAGTTGA
- a CDS encoding ABC transporter permease: MVVYKNNIKRLFTNKARLFIIFVLPLLFCVLFLSDSNEITVKMAVTDDDQTKVTRDLIKALSKHNSIVEQKEDTINDLLIIGALDYAITIEEGFTERLLQGEEVHINEHYFIDSGKIQPVRIYINNYMDNIQQTIANASNKDDVYHRLDNQKAYFRVHQETQYKKSPEEAVAAIGMMLQFILFMSVVTTALLLIDKEKKTILRIMTSNMSKMRYMAENLLSFITIAMIQILFIFGVYIGIMGFHFDELSYTLILISLFAVVAMTFSMLIVSMVKREIIAYGVILFSATPLVMIGGGYFDPAMMSDGLQKVAKFVPTTWVMDGARDLLIHYDTSKIFNNYAVLLTFAITFFMMSIIAYRKNTIY; encoded by the coding sequence ATGGTTGTTTATAAGAACAATATAAAACGTTTATTCACAAACAAGGCTAGGCTTTTTATTATTTTTGTTCTACCCCTTTTATTTTGTGTACTATTCTTAAGTGATAGTAACGAAATCACAGTGAAGATGGCAGTAACGGATGATGATCAGACTAAAGTAACAAGGGATTTAATCAAAGCACTAAGCAAGCATAACAGCATAGTGGAGCAAAAGGAAGATACCATCAACGATTTATTAATTATAGGTGCTTTGGATTATGCCATCACCATAGAGGAAGGCTTTACAGAGCGTTTGTTACAAGGAGAAGAAGTGCATATAAACGAACATTACTTTATCGATTCTGGAAAGATTCAACCGGTTAGAATATATATCAATAACTATATGGATAATATACAGCAAACCATTGCAAACGCAAGTAATAAGGATGATGTATACCATCGTTTGGATAACCAAAAGGCTTATTTCAGGGTTCATCAAGAGACCCAATATAAAAAATCCCCTGAAGAAGCTGTTGCAGCCATTGGTATGATGTTACAGTTTATATTATTCATGTCCGTCGTAACAACCGCATTACTCCTCATTGATAAAGAGAAAAAAACCATCTTACGTATCATGACATCCAATATGTCAAAGATGAGATACATGGCGGAAAATCTACTAAGTTTTATTACCATTGCTATGATTCAAATCCTATTTATCTTTGGCGTTTATATAGGGATAATGGGTTTTCACTTTGATGAGCTAAGTTATACATTAATACTTATATCTCTTTTTGCAGTCGTAGCCATGACCTTTAGTATGCTCATTGTATCCATGGTAAAGCGAGAGATAATCGCCTATGGTGTTATTTTATTTAGTGCAACCCCACTGGTGATGATTGGGGGAGGGTATTTTGATCCGGCTATGATGTCTGATGGTTTACAAAAAGTGGCTAAGTTTGTTCCCACAACTTGGGTAATGGATGGGGCTAGAGACCTACTCATCCATTATGATACCAGCAAAATCTTTAACAACTATGCTGTTCTCTTGACATTTGCAATAACATTTTTTATGATGAGTATAATAGCTTATCGTAAAAATACCATTTATTAG